A single window of Thalassomonas viridans DNA harbors:
- a CDS encoding PLP-dependent aminotransferase family protein produces the protein MKDLLLNLNPDIKPYFLRIAAAIRTAITSGQIRPNENLPSARKLAEQLNSNRHTVMAAYQELIAQGWVSSRQRQGYRVAADLPVQGSRKISGAGHVADKTFRWHINPTPQVPQGSMRALDFSYNFAGGLPDIESFPFREFKSYMSDSLTRPDLFGLSYGNNNGDRQFIEQVTTYLRRVRGITDKEIIAVNGSQEALYLISRLLLKPGDKVAVESLGYRPAWNAFKTAGAELLAIRQHSSGIDIDQLESLFKQHKVRLIYLTPLHQYPTTITLPITERLVIYRLAAQYNVAIIEDDYDHEYHYQSQPLTPMAADDPSGLVIYLSTFSKIMFPGARIGFIAVDKSLATDFLNYRSIVNHKPSVLMQSAIGRWMKDGAFERHLRRTSKKYQQRRDNLVAQLNRYRQQGLALDFHQPAGGMALWLDIKQRAAEIEAYARARDVFLLGERHFHLLPENDENRYIRLGFAAMDEQRLNLGLEKVFGYFS, from the coding sequence ATGAAAGACCTGCTGCTCAACCTGAATCCTGACATCAAACCCTATTTTTTACGTATTGCCGCCGCCATCCGCACGGCGATCACCTCTGGCCAGATCCGCCCCAACGAAAACCTGCCCTCGGCCCGGAAACTGGCGGAACAGCTTAACAGCAACCGCCATACGGTAATGGCCGCCTACCAGGAGCTGATCGCACAGGGCTGGGTCAGCTCCAGGCAGAGGCAAGGTTACCGGGTAGCGGCAGATTTGCCGGTGCAGGGCAGCCGTAAGATCTCAGGCGCCGGGCATGTGGCAGACAAAACATTCCGCTGGCATATCAACCCTACGCCGCAGGTGCCCCAGGGAAGCATGCGGGCGCTGGACTTTAGCTATAATTTCGCCGGCGGCTTACCCGACATCGAAAGCTTCCCCTTCCGGGAATTTAAATCTTATATGAGCGACAGCCTGACCCGCCCAGATCTTTTCGGCCTCAGCTACGGCAATAATAACGGCGACCGCCAGTTTATCGAGCAGGTCACCACCTACCTGAGAAGGGTGCGCGGTATCACGGACAAAGAAATCATTGCCGTCAACGGCTCACAGGAAGCCTTGTACCTGATCTCCCGGTTACTGCTTAAACCCGGCGACAAGGTCGCGGTAGAATCCCTGGGCTACCGTCCGGCCTGGAATGCCTTTAAAACCGCCGGGGCTGAACTGCTGGCCATCAGGCAGCACAGCTCTGGCATAGATATAGACCAGCTGGAATCCCTGTTTAAACAACACAAGGTACGCCTGATCTACCTGACCCCGCTGCACCAGTATCCCACCACGATCACTTTGCCCATCACCGAGCGCCTGGTCATTTACCGCCTAGCAGCGCAATACAATGTCGCTATCATAGAAGACGATTATGATCATGAATACCACTACCAGAGCCAGCCGCTGACCCCAATGGCGGCAGATGATCCTTCGGGTCTGGTGATCTACCTGTCGACCTTTTCCAAAATCATGTTTCCCGGCGCCCGTATAGGTTTTATCGCCGTCGACAAATCCCTGGCGACGGACTTTTTAAATTACCGCAGCATAGTCAACCACAAACCTAGTGTGCTGATGCAATCGGCCATCGGCCGCTGGATGAAAGACGGCGCCTTTGAACGCCACCTCAGGCGCACCAGCAAAAAATACCAGCAAAGACGGGACAACCTGGTAGCCCAGTTAAACCGCTACCGGCAGCAGGGCCTGGCCCTGGACTTTCACCAACCGGCGGGGGGCATGGCCCTGTGGCTGGATATCAAGCAAAGAGCCGCTGAAATCGAAGCCTATGCCAGGGCCCGTGACGTCTTTCTGCTCGGTGAAAGGCACTTTCATTTATTGCCGGAAAATGATGAAAACCGCTATATCCGCCTCGGCTTTGCCGCCATGGACGAGCAAAGGCTCAACCTGGGACTGGAAAAGGTATTCGGTTACTTTAGCTGA
- a CDS encoding AraC family transcriptional regulator has translation MQEKIKEQTHFSYHRELGGLEVVNAHYYHKNFSRHSHEGYAINVIDQGVQKFYRTGSEHFAPRHSIIFVNADEIHNGQSATDTGWSYHGMYPLESQFGKLAADLGLGDNFAPYFPNAVVSDPHLAGQMRQMFSQLADSDNSLLRETLLYGVMTQVMIKYGKRPVAIRDYRQDNSGLSRVRAFIHDHLSENISLESLALLAGNSPYHLVRQFQKKFGLPPHAYQIQQRLQQGKALLRRGMKVAAVASEVGFHDQSHFHRHFKKAMGFTPGYYAREVSGRK, from the coding sequence ATGCAGGAAAAAATAAAAGAACAAACCCATTTCAGTTACCACCGTGAGCTCGGCGGCCTGGAAGTGGTCAATGCCCACTATTACCACAAGAATTTTTCCCGCCACAGCCATGAAGGTTACGCCATCAATGTGATAGACCAGGGGGTGCAGAAGTTTTACCGCACCGGCAGCGAGCATTTCGCCCCCAGGCACAGCATTATTTTCGTCAACGCCGATGAAATCCATAATGGCCAGTCGGCCACGGATACCGGCTGGTCCTATCACGGCATGTACCCGCTGGAAAGCCAGTTCGGCAAACTGGCGGCGGATCTGGGGTTAGGCGATAACTTCGCCCCCTACTTTCCCAATGCCGTCGTCAGCGATCCCCATCTTGCCGGCCAGATGCGGCAAATGTTCAGCCAGCTGGCCGACTCAGATAACAGCCTGCTTCGGGAAACCTTGCTCTATGGCGTGATGACCCAGGTGATGATCAAATACGGCAAACGCCCCGTAGCGATCAGGGACTACCGGCAGGATAATTCCGGTCTCAGCCGGGTACGGGCCTTTATCCATGATCACCTGAGTGAAAATATCAGCCTGGAAAGCCTGGCCTTACTTGCCGGCAACAGCCCGTACCACCTGGTCAGGCAATTCCAGAAAAAATTTGGCCTGCCGCCCCATGCCTACCAAATCCAGCAAAGGCTGCAACAAGGCAAAGCCCTGCTGCGCCGGGGAATGAAAGTCGCGGCCGTTGCCAGCGAAGTGGGCTTCCACGACCAAAGCCACTTTCACCGGCACTTTAAAAAAGCCATGGGCTTTACCCCGGGATATTATGCCCGTGAGGTTTCCGGCAGGAAGTAA
- a CDS encoding AzlC family ABC transporter permease produces MSLTKKQAAVVMAQKGCLDMLPLNLAVLPWGILCGSLAIQKGFSVLEALLMPLLVFAGAAQLVATELIANNVPLATILFTTLIISSRHFLYGLALRDKLKHQPLRWRLGLGFLLTDELFAFSGEPKSLRGKLRLIYALFAGGSFYLSWLLWNITGIIAGSYLPDLTTLGLDFAIAATFIALVIPNIINIPVAVTVIVAAILSVIFNLLHWQLDLVLASVLAMYAGYFTSRKIEKNKCKQVNREVKP; encoded by the coding sequence ATGTCACTTACCAAAAAACAAGCCGCCGTGGTCATGGCCCAAAAAGGCTGCCTGGATATGCTGCCCCTGAACCTGGCGGTCCTGCCCTGGGGCATTTTATGCGGCTCGCTGGCAATACAAAAAGGTTTCTCGGTACTTGAGGCCTTGTTGATGCCGCTGCTGGTTTTCGCCGGCGCCGCCCAGCTTGTGGCCACTGAGCTTATCGCCAACAATGTCCCTTTGGCGACGATTTTATTCACGACTTTGATTATCAGCTCACGCCACTTTCTTTACGGCCTGGCCTTAAGGGACAAGTTAAAACATCAGCCGCTGCGCTGGCGCCTGGGACTGGGCTTTTTATTAACGGACGAGTTGTTTGCCTTTAGCGGCGAGCCTAAATCCCTGCGGGGCAAACTAAGGCTGATCTATGCCCTGTTTGCCGGCGGCAGTTTTTATCTTTCCTGGCTGCTATGGAATATCACCGGCATTATCGCCGGCAGTTACCTGCCAGACCTGACCACTCTAGGGCTGGATTTTGCAATTGCCGCCACCTTTATCGCCCTGGTGATCCCCAATATCATCAATATCCCGGTGGCCGTCACCGTAATCGTGGCAGCAATACTGTCCGTAATCTTTAATTTGCTGCACTGGCAGCTGGATCTGGTGCTGGCCTCGGTACTGGCCATGTACGCCGGCTACTTCACTTCCAGGAAAATAGAAAAGAACAAATGCAAACAAGTGAACAGGGAGGTAAAACCATGA
- a CDS encoding AzlD domain-containing protein, whose amino-acid sequence MLLTIILLAGITFFTRYLFLHPSLPVKLGAKMEHFLSFSAPAVLTAIWVPIIFVRDGQLDISPQNPYLISASLAVLLALKFKNVYLTLGASLTVFVLLKIYL is encoded by the coding sequence ATCCTATTGACCATAATCCTGCTGGCGGGAATCACCTTTTTTACCCGCTACCTGTTTTTGCATCCGTCACTGCCGGTAAAACTGGGCGCTAAAATGGAGCATTTTTTAAGTTTCAGCGCTCCTGCCGTGCTCACCGCAATCTGGGTGCCTATTATCTTTGTCCGGGACGGACAACTGGATATATCACCGCAAAATCCCTACCTGATTTCGGCGAGCCTTGCGGTGCTACTGGCATTAAAGTTTAAAAACGTCTACCTGACCCTGGGAGCCAGCCTGACGGTGTTTGTTTTATTGAAAATCTATCTTTAA
- the ccoG gene encoding cytochrome c oxidase accessory protein CcoG, with the protein MKFDFKEEDLIIKPYKTPGPVYVRKQKGLFQKIRRYTGVIFVLLFALLPWVNYQGKQAILLDIGKQQFHFFGITLFPQDFTLLAWFLIIAAFLLFFITTWLGRIWCGYLCPQTVWAFTYIWIEEKIEGTRNQRMRLDKASMTAGKVAKKLLKHAIWLALSFLTATTFITYFVPATSLYAGLLELEWSALVTFWVIFFTLCTYGNAGWIREKMCIYFCPYSRFQSAMFDQDTLLVAYDKKRGENRGARRRKDNHKQLGLGDCVDCNLCVEVCPAGIDIRNGLQYECINCGACIDACDQTMDKFGYAKGLISYTSENALARKKSPVLRPKILGYGSLSICFVILMGITMHSRVPVEVSVLRDRNVLFRTNYLDEVENSYQLKLINKSQQPQVYQLNVLGVDNVKSSLTEPIEVAAGEMLSVPVTLTVARENIKYKVTNLQFVIQAENNADIHLLKETRFYSD; encoded by the coding sequence ATGAAGTTCGATTTTAAAGAAGAAGATCTCATCATTAAGCCCTATAAAACCCCGGGGCCCGTCTATGTCCGTAAACAGAAAGGTTTGTTTCAAAAAATACGCCGTTATACAGGTGTGATTTTTGTGCTGCTGTTTGCTTTACTGCCCTGGGTAAACTACCAGGGCAAGCAGGCTATTTTACTGGATATCGGCAAACAGCAGTTCCACTTTTTTGGCATTACTTTGTTTCCGCAAGACTTTACTTTACTGGCCTGGTTTTTGATCATCGCCGCCTTTTTACTGTTTTTTATTACCACCTGGCTCGGGCGTATCTGGTGCGGCTACTTGTGTCCGCAAACGGTCTGGGCTTTTACCTATATCTGGATAGAGGAAAAAATCGAAGGGACGCGCAACCAGAGGATGCGTTTGGATAAGGCTTCTATGACAGCCGGCAAAGTGGCGAAAAAACTGCTTAAACATGCTATCTGGTTAGCGCTTTCTTTCCTGACCGCCACCACCTTTATCACTTACTTTGTACCGGCGACCAGTTTGTATGCCGGCCTGCTGGAGCTGGAATGGTCCGCCCTGGTGACCTTTTGGGTCATCTTTTTTACCTTATGTACCTACGGCAATGCCGGCTGGATCCGGGAAAAAATGTGTATCTATTTTTGCCCCTACTCCAGATTTCAGTCGGCCATGTTCGATCAGGATACCCTGCTGGTGGCTTATGATAAAAAACGCGGCGAGAACCGCGGCGCCCGCCGGCGTAAGGATAATCACAAGCAGTTAGGGTTGGGGGATTGTGTCGACTGCAACTTATGTGTGGAAGTGTGTCCCGCCGGGATAGATATCCGCAACGGTTTGCAATATGAGTGCATTAACTGCGGCGCCTGTATCGATGCCTGCGATCAAACCATGGATAAGTTCGGTTATGCCAAAGGATTGATTTCCTACACCAGTGAAAATGCCCTGGCGAGGAAAAAGTCCCCGGTATTGCGTCCCAAGATTTTGGGTTACGGCAGCCTGTCGATATGTTTCGTGATTCTTATGGGCATTACCATGCACTCCCGGGTGCCGGTGGAAGTGTCCGTGCTACGGGACCGGAATGTGCTATTCAGGACCAACTACCTGGATGAGGTGGAAAACAGTTATCAGCTTAAGCTGATCAATAAATCACAACAGCCCCAGGTATACCAGCTGAATGTGCTCGGCGTGGACAATGTTAAAAGCAGCCTTACCGAGCCTATCGAAGTGGCGGCGGGTGAAATGTTAAGTGTGCCTGTCACCCTGACGGTGGCGCGGGAAAATATCAAGTATAAGGTCACGAATCTGCAGTTTGTGATCCAGGCGGAGAATAATGCCGATATTCATTTGCTTAAGGAAACCCGCTTCTACTCGGATTAA
- a CDS encoding sigma-54 interaction domain-containing protein, with protein sequence MKENIKHYLADSELLLNAVGEGIYGFDRDGNAVFINPMAEKMTGWQAEELLGKNIHQYHHHSYADNSPYPAADCKIYGTLQDGISRHVTGEVFWRKDGSSFPVEYTTTPVFKNDEVIGAVAVFRDVSEQLQTESDLRKALQEVQQLTEQLQAENTYLQNELHQEWSAAGLVGESAPLKEMLEQLELVAKTDSTVLILGENGTGKELVARNIHSLSLRNKSPLVRVNCAAFTASLLESELFGHEKGAFTGASERRKGRFELANKGTLFLDEIGELSMAAQSKLLRVLQEQEFERVGGNETIKVDIRIIAATNRDLLKMVEQGDFRIDLYYRLNVFPIHIPALRKRPQDIPALCQVIIGKLNTKLGKNIKAISNASLKMLAQYHWPGNIRELQNLLEREAILTRGDILDFKHKLALDVAGQGAFESLAMAEKRHICAVLEACHWQIGGDNGAARILGLPDSTLRSKMKKLAIVRPA encoded by the coding sequence ATGAAAGAAAATATTAAACATTATCTGGCAGACTCAGAATTGCTGCTTAATGCCGTCGGCGAAGGTATTTACGGTTTTGACCGGGACGGTAATGCCGTGTTTATCAATCCCATGGCGGAGAAAATGACCGGCTGGCAAGCCGAAGAGTTATTGGGAAAAAATATCCACCAGTACCATCATCACAGTTATGCCGACAACAGCCCGTATCCCGCTGCCGACTGTAAAATTTACGGTACCTTGCAGGACGGCATCAGCCGCCATGTGACCGGGGAGGTGTTCTGGCGCAAAGACGGTTCGAGTTTCCCGGTGGAATACACCACCACGCCCGTGTTTAAGAATGACGAGGTGATAGGGGCGGTTGCGGTATTCAGGGATGTCAGTGAGCAGTTGCAAACCGAGAGTGACCTGAGAAAGGCGCTGCAGGAAGTGCAGCAGCTGACGGAACAGTTGCAGGCGGAAAATACTTATCTGCAAAACGAATTGCATCAGGAGTGGTCGGCGGCCGGGCTGGTGGGGGAAAGCGCGCCGTTGAAGGAGATGCTGGAGCAGCTGGAATTAGTGGCGAAAACCGACAGTACGGTGCTCATCCTGGGGGAGAACGGCACCGGCAAGGAGCTGGTGGCGCGCAATATACATAGCTTAAGCCTGCGGAACAAATCCCCGCTGGTGCGGGTAAATTGCGCCGCCTTCACCGCCAGTTTGCTGGAGTCTGAACTTTTTGGTCATGAAAAGGGGGCTTTTACCGGCGCCAGCGAACGGCGCAAAGGGCGGTTTGAGCTGGCCAACAAAGGCACTTTGTTTCTGGATGAAATCGGCGAGTTGTCTATGGCGGCGCAAAGCAAGCTGCTCAGGGTACTGCAGGAACAGGAATTTGAACGGGTCGGCGGCAATGAAACGATAAAGGTGGATATCCGCATAATTGCCGCCACCAACCGGGACTTGCTGAAGATGGTGGAGCAGGGGGATTTCCGTATCGATTTATACTACAGGTTAAATGTGTTCCCGATACATATCCCGGCTTTAAGAAAGCGTCCGCAAGATATTCCCGCGTTATGCCAGGTGATTATCGGTAAACTTAATACCAAGTTAGGCAAAAATATCAAGGCGATCAGCAATGCCAGCCTGAAAATGCTGGCCCAGTACCACTGGCCCGGCAATATCCGGGAATTGCAAAACCTGCTGGAGCGGGAAGCGATTCTTACCCGGGGTGATATTCTTGATTTTAAACATAAACTGGCCCTGGATGTGGCCGGTCAGGGGGCCTTCGAGTCGCTGGCGATGGCGGAAAAACGCCATATTTGTGCGGTGCTGGAGGCTTGCCACTGGCAGATCGGCGGCGATAACGGCGCCGCCAGGATACTGGGATTACCCGACAGTACGCTGCGGTCGAAAATGAAAAAACTGGCAATAGTGCGTCCCGCCTGA
- a CDS encoding sensor histidine kinase: MSKSEFALNYQQLTENTTLLLDNLKRASDLITNFKQVAANQASDELCRFNLESYIKKIISSLSPKIKHSRHSIEFACSNKDLEIYSVPGVLVQIISNIVDNVLEHAFTGGQSGKIMLTVSEAGQHIRLQISDDGIGMSPETVALIFDPFFTTSRKSGGCGLGMHIVYNLVTRQLKGRIECHSSPGQGSSFIILLPKDGRHLHSSPL, encoded by the coding sequence ATGAGTAAAAGCGAATTTGCCTTAAATTACCAGCAGCTGACAGAAAATACGACCTTATTGCTGGACAATTTAAAGCGTGCTTCCGACCTTATTACCAATTTTAAACAGGTGGCGGCGAATCAGGCATCCGATGAATTGTGCCGCTTTAATCTTGAAAGTTACATTAAGAAAATCATCAGCTCGCTATCGCCGAAAATCAAGCATAGCCGTCACAGCATAGAATTTGCCTGCAGCAACAAAGACTTGGAAATTTACTCTGTTCCCGGGGTCTTGGTGCAGATCATCAGCAATATTGTCGATAATGTCCTGGAGCATGCTTTTACCGGAGGGCAGAGCGGCAAGATCATGTTGACTGTCAGTGAAGCCGGCCAACATATCCGGCTGCAGATTTCAGACGACGGCATCGGTATGTCTCCCGAGACAGTGGCGCTTATTTTTGATCCCTTTTTTACCACCTCAAGAAAAAGCGGCGGCTGTGGTTTAGGCATGCATATCGTCTATAACCTGGTTACCCGGCAGCTCAAGGGCAGGATAGAGTGCCACAGCAGTCCCGGGCAGGGCAGCAGCTTTATTATCTTATTGCCGAAAGACGGCCGCCACCTGCATTCTTCCCCGCTTTAA
- a CDS encoding methyl-accepting chemotaxis protein has protein sequence MAISNIKTRILVFVVFFEFVAYSTIQLFNHYSYKNELQQLNNRAIKQTFAASIARINNLTRLMERNVTDLAIAGEALFLLKKQQKLAMEVVEARVEDILVTNFSSFPEAIGGGIWYEPYVLDESVRYFGPYAYQKHADIEFSWELNTPEYDYHNQDWYTLASKQHWGREQERIKPIFWTPPYYDDAGSYSLMMTVDAVMYDGADTEIGLATVDWSLKELTAFLESVRVSANSFPFLIHAHSEQFLSYPKQPELVMKTPRLFSWGDMLLDDRQQGQFSLLENQVIDEVLYNVYYYRTRDGFIFGSLTPLADMEREIDAITTVTLLAGAAIGVDFIIIMIVLIRFLFSPFDKVLALIKQSIIHKAGGEGVVIRRIRYSETNEFTPIVRALDDVYHQITAYMSEIVESNEQLSRSKLEVHQLNEELEDKVNIRTQQLAVKTQEALQSLAQLKNTQQQLIEQEKHAGLGRLVAGVAHEINTPLGI, from the coding sequence ATGGCGATTTCCAATATTAAAACCCGTATCCTGGTCTTCGTCGTCTTCTTTGAGTTTGTCGCCTACAGCACCATTCAGCTGTTTAACCACTATAGCTATAAAAATGAACTGCAGCAGTTAAATAACCGGGCGATCAAGCAAACCTTTGCCGCCAGTATCGCCAGAATCAATAACCTGACCCGCTTGATGGAGCGTAACGTCACCGATCTGGCCATTGCCGGTGAAGCGCTGTTTTTACTGAAAAAGCAGCAGAAGCTTGCCATGGAGGTGGTTGAAGCCAGGGTGGAAGATATCCTGGTCACCAATTTCAGCAGTTTTCCCGAGGCCATAGGCGGCGGTATCTGGTATGAACCTTATGTGCTGGATGAGTCGGTGCGTTATTTCGGCCCCTATGCCTACCAGAAACATGCCGATATTGAATTTAGCTGGGAGCTCAATACCCCGGAATATGATTATCATAATCAGGATTGGTACACCCTGGCTTCAAAGCAACATTGGGGGCGGGAACAAGAGCGTATTAAGCCCATCTTCTGGACGCCGCCCTATTATGACGATGCCGGCAGCTATAGCCTGATGATGACGGTGGATGCCGTGATGTATGACGGCGCTGATACCGAGATCGGTCTGGCTACCGTTGACTGGTCATTAAAAGAACTGACGGCTTTTCTGGAAAGCGTCAGGGTTTCGGCCAATTCTTTTCCTTTTTTAATTCATGCGCATTCGGAGCAGTTTTTAAGCTATCCCAAGCAGCCGGAACTGGTGATGAAAACCCCCAGGTTGTTTTCCTGGGGAGATATGTTGCTGGATGATCGGCAGCAGGGGCAGTTTTCCCTGCTGGAAAACCAGGTAATAGATGAGGTTTTATATAATGTTTATTATTACCGGACCCGGGACGGCTTTATTTTCGGCTCGCTGACGCCGCTTGCGGATATGGAACGGGAAATTGATGCCATAACTACCGTGACCTTGCTGGCGGGGGCCGCGATTGGTGTGGATTTTATTATTATTATGATCGTCCTGATCCGCTTTCTTTTCTCTCCCTTCGACAAGGTGCTGGCGCTGATCAAGCAGTCAATTATCCATAAAGCCGGCGGCGAAGGCGTAGTGATCAGGCGGATCCGTTATTCGGAAACCAATGAGTTTACTCCTATCGTCAGGGCCCTGGATGATGTCTATCACCAGATCACCGCTTACATGTCCGAAATTGTCGAAAGCAATGAACAGCTGTCCCGTTCAAAGCTGGAAGTGCATCAGCTTAATGAAGAACTCGAAGATAAGGTAAATATCCGGACGCAGCAGCTGGCGGTGAAAACCCAAGAGGCGCTGCAATCGCTGGCGCAGCTGAAAAATACCCAGCAGCAACTGATTGAACAGGAAAAGCATGCCGGCTTGGGACGCCTGGTTGCCGGTGTCGCCCATGAAATCAACACCCCCTTGGGCATATAG
- a CDS encoding methyl-accepting chemotaxis protein, translating to MQFANLSIKLKFSLAILFAVLLTSSLVGFTGHQNAKEMLVDSMERKELPNILKRIRNRVDKEISLMQTTVNLIGDDLFIHDLLAQGKLKENEDLLVRHLDKIKNRHNLINASFVDKQTDSYWNNNGFLRVLNTTEDAWYFAFVASGNAGSKSLFTEDGITKLFVNFQQVNGRGLAGVGKPVTEIVELLNRNKIEQTGFVFLTDSQGLVKIHKDSSKLDKADIEKLYGNEVNRQLVNKKDFIWVEAEVGGEDVILASSYIESADWYVVAQVPKNEIFSKIDSAANTAILTIILALAVFGALGFFLAGTMTRPIDLLAKEFTRLGQADGDLSVRLNTQKAPELQRLERGFNNFVEKIADTVEQLATTSAALRAEALAVSESADKSLTSSQAQSGKTTELATAIHEMSVAISEVANNASQASTTADSLDNTIQHGRTVVDDTRGSILELADEMSSASQVVKDVADKTESIGSVLDVIRSISEQTNLLALNAAIEAARAGEQGRGFAVVADEVRVLAQRTSDSTNEIQENINQLRSEATKAVTAMKNSEVKSHSGAESAEKSQQTLVNIVENVTQMRDLNIQVATATEQQAAVSNDINRNITDIQDQTNLNLAESDNMAQVSLRISELAMQLDQLVQSFGKK from the coding sequence ATGCAGTTCGCGAATTTATCGATAAAATTGAAATTCTCCCTGGCCATCTTATTTGCAGTATTACTTACCTCTAGCCTGGTTGGTTTTACCGGCCATCAGAATGCCAAAGAAATGCTGGTGGACAGCATGGAGCGCAAGGAACTGCCGAATATTTTAAAGCGCATCCGCAACCGCGTGGATAAGGAAATCAGCCTGATGCAGACAACGGTTAACCTGATAGGCGATGATCTTTTTATTCACGACTTGCTGGCTCAGGGAAAACTCAAGGAAAATGAAGACCTGCTGGTCCGGCATTTGGATAAAATAAAAAACCGGCACAACCTGATCAATGCTTCTTTTGTCGATAAGCAAACCGACAGTTACTGGAACAACAACGGCTTTTTACGGGTATTAAATACCACAGAGGATGCCTGGTACTTTGCCTTTGTTGCCTCGGGCAATGCCGGTTCTAAAAGCCTGTTTACCGAAGACGGTATTACCAAGTTGTTTGTTAATTTCCAGCAGGTGAACGGCCGCGGCCTGGCGGGTGTCGGCAAGCCGGTTACCGAAATAGTGGAATTGCTGAACCGCAATAAAATCGAACAAACCGGTTTTGTCTTTCTCACCGACAGCCAGGGCCTGGTGAAAATACATAAAGACAGCAGCAAGCTGGATAAAGCCGATATCGAAAAGCTTTACGGCAATGAAGTGAACCGGCAGCTGGTCAACAAGAAAGATTTTATCTGGGTAGAAGCCGAAGTGGGCGGCGAAGATGTGATCCTGGCATCGAGTTATATCGAAAGTGCCGACTGGTATGTGGTGGCCCAGGTGCCGAAAAATGAAATTTTCAGCAAAATAGATTCTGCCGCCAATACCGCCATTCTGACTATTATACTGGCGCTGGCGGTTTTTGGTGCCTTAGGTTTCTTCCTGGCGGGCACTATGACCAGGCCGATAGATTTGCTGGCGAAAGAGTTTACCCGTTTGGGGCAGGCGGACGGCGATTTGTCGGTGCGTTTAAACACCCAGAAAGCCCCGGAACTGCAGCGGCTTGAGCGGGGCTTTAACAACTTTGTTGAAAAAATCGCCGATACCGTGGAGCAGCTGGCAACCACCAGTGCCGCGTTGAGGGCGGAAGCCCTGGCGGTGTCCGAGTCTGCGGATAAATCCCTGACCAGCAGCCAGGCCCAGTCGGGTAAAACCACAGAGCTGGCGACGGCGATCCATGAGATGTCGGTGGCCATCAGCGAAGTGGCTAATAATGCTTCCCAGGCGTCGACAACGGCAGACAGTCTGGATAACACCATACAGCACGGCCGCACTGTGGTGGATGATACCCGGGGCAGTATCCTGGAATTAGCCGATGAAATGTCGTCTGCTTCCCAGGTGGTAAAAGATGTTGCCGATAAAACCGAGTCTATCGGTTCCGTGCTGGATGTGATCCGCAGTATTTCCGAACAAACCAATCTGCTGGCATTAAATGCCGCGATAGAAGCGGCCAGGGCCGGTGAGCAGGGGCGCGGCTTTGCCGTGGTGGCGGACGAAGTCAGGGTGCTGGCACAACGCACCAGTGATTCCACCAATGAGATCCAGGAAAATATCAACCAGCTGCGCAGCGAAGCCACTAAGGCGGTAACGGCGATGAAAAACTCGGAAGTGAAGTCCCATTCCGGCGCCGAATCGGCGGAAAAATCCCAGCAAACCCTAGTTAATATCGTAGAGAATGTCACCCAGATGCGGGATCTCAATATCCAGGTGGCCACGGCGACCGAGCAGCAGGCGGCGGTGTCTAACGACATTAACCGCAATATTACCGATATCCAGGATCAAACCAATTTAAACCTGGCGGAGTCGGATAATATGGCGCAGGTGAGTCTGCGTATTTCCGAACTGGCGATGCAGCTGGATCAATTGGTGCAGTCGTTCGGTAAGAAATAA